The genomic stretch acctgatcacatgtttctccatgagttctcctaagcattgccacatCCCTATTCAAGTAAATAAGCCCTAATGAGTGTAGATTAGCTACAGTGAGGAAAATAAGTATTTGAACACCCTGCAAATTTACAAGTTCACCCACTTAGAAATCATGGAGGGGACTGATTCACATTGTAGATGCATTCCCACTGTGagagacagcatttaaaaataaatcaggAAATCACATTATACGATTTTAAAAGAAGTTATTTGTCTTGCACTGCTGCACATAAGTATTTGAAAACCTGGCAAACAGCAAGCACTCTGGCACTCAAAGATCtgttaaggctgccatacactggtcgattgccaccagatcgaccaccagatagatccctctgtgatcgaatctgatcaaagagggatctattggctgcctacactgcaaacagattttgaatcaatttcactatgaaaccgattcacaatctgtggagctgccgcctgcaTACATtagctgatccggccggcgcaagtcccccggtctccgctgtctcttctccgctctgggctccagcttctttacttcctgtccggggaagtttaaaccgtagagggcgctctactgtttactcTTCCTGTCATGacatgaagaagtgaagcctgcctgagcccagcagagaagggacagcgggaatacgcgccggatcaggtaatgtattgccgctagtgtcggtcgtcggacattcgaacgctgctatcgacgcactcccagcAATCCAGCGAAATCTTCTGCATgtacagatcgacgggaacgatcgatttcagacggaaattgatcgttctgtcagcatttgtacaacgatttcacagcagattcgatcatagtgatcgaatctgctgtatatcgtcgGAAAATAGTattagtgtatgggcccctttactctaCCTTTAAAAAGTCCACCTCTACTCCACTCAATCTAAATTAGTAGCACTTGTCTGAGCTCTTTAGACACCTGTCCACCCCACAGTCATTCAGACTCCAACTACTACCATggcaagaccaaagagctgtcaaaACACCAAAGACAAAATTGTGGACCTCCGCAGTAGGAGAACTTGCGAAATCACGGGGTATTCAAATACTTATGTTTCTCACTGTATATCAAGTATGATTACTGCCTAGTAATCTCCTCTGCCATAGAAGTATTAAAGAAACGGCCATGTAGGAATGATGTGATAGAACAGAAAAAGGTTTCCAGATGAAGTGAATGTATTTTTCTTTGGATACACCATGGCCTGGATAATACGGGTCCCTACAGAAGTACCCAGCCTAGTGTTGGCCCCTTGTAGGCCTATGGGGGCTCAGAAGGCTAATGTCAGCCCTGTTGTAAGTACTCAGTGATGTAGGTACTCAGGACTGGGGGGTaggaaagctgaggaaatccacttgctggccaagcagcagcagcaatcaggtgttgctgctcacagtgaagacttgctataGGTTTCTGTTGGGGGTGAtaacagggtttctgctgcttggccagcaggtggatttcctcagctttacctcCTCCCAGACCGATACtgtaggtagttaaaggacaacctaGGTGACatataacatgatgagatagacatgtgtataaacagtgccaatcacacaaataactaggcagtgttccttttttcttttttctgcctgaaagaggaaatacatcaagtatgcaagtgacagtttctgggtcgggactgggtccgactacagcataaccctcactcaTAAGTAATTACCGCCATAAAACACTCTCCTGTcagtaaattgcttctgagagcaggaaagggataaaaagggtcaatagtttatagatttgagctctggcatacttcaatgaaggggtcattgagcagagacaatgaaacagtaaaaacgtaaaaattaGATTTATATATAAAACTGTGGGCcatcttttaaaaaaataattttaggagaaggatagatacaattgtttttctcatcagtttattttcaccttggatgtcctttaaacagGATTTTGTCCACACGCAAaaagatcctaccacactcgccaactaccgcccagtgtcacttctcccatttgcatccaaattacttgaacgccatatacatgcagaattaagccattatttatcttctAACTCCCtatttgatcagttccagtctggctttcgctctaaccactccacagaaactgcCCTTATAAAGtgaccaatgaccttcttacagctaaacccaaaggtcaattttccatactcatccttctgtcatcagcatttgatactgtcgaccacacctttcacctacaaatactttcaaatgtaggaataaagggccttgctctcacatggttatcttcctacctctctggaaggtcctccacaatctcctactcagatcagatctcttctcatgctttgtctgtcggggttcctcaaggctctgtccttggtcccctccgcttttcaatctacatgcacggtcttggtgacttaatcaactcactcgtatttcaataccacctgtatgcagatgatacacaactgtacctctcggccccagaccttaactccctcctcaaacgtgttccagactgcttgtctgctatatcaatgtcctctcgcttcttaaaacttctgagtaaaacagaactaatcatttttccactgtctctgtccacctctctgcctgaagtaacaaatgttaataacactcccataacttcagttcccaaagcacggtgcttgggggtaatatttgactaaTCTCTCTCTTTTACTCCTCATGTTTACTCTATTATCAGCTCCTGccttctccaactcaaaaacatatctcgcatccgtccttttcttactcaagacacaactaaaatgttaatacatgctctcataatatctcgtctggactactgcaacatactactttgtggactaccttctaacagactggccccactccagttggtactgaactcagctgctagtctcattcatctcttctcgatcttcctctgccgaccctctttgtcaagctcttcactggctgccaattaaccaaaggatccagttcaaattcctaaccctaaactacaaagctctccacaatctctctccccggtacaaatcctgactaatttccagatacaaacccaatagcaatctcagatctgcacatgatcttctgttgtcctcctctagaattacaccCCTCACATtcacaagattttgcacgtgcttcacccctcctctggaatgccctcccacagcacatccgtcactcgccaactgttacctttaaacgctctctaagaaCTAATTtgctccgacaagcatatgcgctaccttagaccacttccctttgtcctaaggccaaattgcactcctactagtgatcctaaaacacactgcctctatatatttgttgcatGTTGCATACTAtccctcctcttgtcccccccctattccctttagattgtaagctcacaagggccaggttctctcccccttttgtgtcttggaaatcactaTAGTTTATTATGTTACTTTCatcaccaattatgtattttgtattctgtatctttttttttgtattttgtcactaattatgtatcttgtatattagtgtacactgtctgtattattatgtaccccatgttatttcttactttgtacagcgccccggaatatgttggcgctttataaatcaataataataatattgatagTGGCATTAAATGAGAAGAATCTCCCATCTGTATGGACTTGTATAAAGCCTGAAGGTACCTTGTCTGTTTCCAAGAAGCTCTGGGATTCTGAACTTAATGACAGGAAGATAAAATCTATAACTTAATTTACCCTCACAAAACCATTACCATTTCTTGCCACAGAAGGCTTCTTCCAATGAAAGTGCTTCTCCAGTCATAAATGCTACCTGATCTATATACTCTTGTAATCCAAgtaataaaaagcaaaaacaaaaaaaaggtactTAAACCTTCCAGAAGGGTTTATTTAGAACCATATCCAACTCTTATGGCCTTATAAACTCTGTACAGAAATATACCTTCAATTTACAAGGCACTTTTGTTAAAAAATACAATATTAaaacaaatgaaagaaaaaaaacgaaCAATGTACATACATTTCTCCAGTATATTAATCTGCAGTAAAAATAGCTGCTACACAAAACTCCTCCACAACAGCGACTAGGAGGCCAGATACACAACACAAAAGTGGGATTTTGTGGAATCAAAGAGAATAAAAGCCTAGAATGTGTTTACACACTGGAGAAAAAGGAATATTCAGGTTTACAGTGAAGAGAAATGAACAGAAGACCACATTGTATAGCCTTGGCATTGGACGATTTGTTATGGTTACAAATCAATGCCTGGAATTTAAAAGCAGGACTGCAATCCAGGCAGGTTGTGGTTGAAACTGCATTGTGTGAATTGGCCAATCTGTGTGTAAAAATCAGAGAAGGATGCTGTGTGAGGCTTAAAGTTACAAGTGAAAGCTCTCATACACGGCCAAGCAAGGATGAAAATTACCaaaagaaatagttttttttttagtttctttcTCTTTTCAACAACCAACAACTTTGCCCTCTCCCAGCTACAAGGATTTAAAACGTAGACCTTATTAGATATTATACGctgtaaacaaacattttttccTGCATTCTTTTATCAGGTCTGTTAGAAGAAAACTAGAAACAACTATGGTAAATGCAGGAGAAGCAGTTCCTTTCTGTTCCCCAATGATCTTTCACCTCAACATGGAAACGACCACTGATTAATAAAAGGTAAAACTGGGCTTTAGGCAAGGTGTGGGGCATCTTGCCTAAAGCCCAGGCATTAGTCTAGATTGCCTTGTTAATAATCAAGGAAGGAACACCCCAATCTGTCACATGCCAAATGCCTGTTGGACCTCTACAGTCCAATTAATAGGAATGTTACAAAAATTAAGGGAAGTGCAAATAAAcatgaaaattagaaaaaaacaaacaaaacaaaaagaatgaTCTCAGGATTTTATTGTTTTGTGGAAATGAAAAAAGGCATCTGGCAGGACACCAGACACCTTTCTGCTGTGGGTTGCATTTTTAAGTAGTGGCTCAACAAGCTCCTAACAGGTGCAGTAAAGGGTAAGAGGAGTTCCTCTCACCGGACTGAAATTAATTTCTGTCTCCTCTCCTTTAGAAAATATCAGGTCAGAGAGGGGCTTCTTAGCAGTGTTACCTGCGTGAAgaaccttctctgcctctcatctGCTGCAATATACTCGGAGCTTTACAGAAGCCTGAAAAGTACAGCAGTCACTtggaggaaaggaggggggggggggggagtgaggaaAGAGTACACTCCCACATAGAAGTTTTCAGGATGGAGATATGAAAGTATAGGCAGATATACTTTGTATCAAACACAGTACGGGAGATCCTCTCACAACAATTTGGAATTGACCAGAGTGAAATCACCAAACCCTATTATTCCAGGTATGATTGTTTTAATTAGATTCTGCAATTTTCTGAAAGTGCTAAAGACCAATGCTATGCTATTCTCTGTAACACTAAACCACAGCTTGCATACTTGGAGAAAGAGCAGGTCAGACAATTCCTCTCCCTCTTCACTACTTCTTTACTTTCAGCAGAGGCAGGAGATTAAGCCCTTCCCCTCACCAACATGTTACCGCCCATATAGGTGGAGCAAAATAACCCTCAAGGCCGGGAAGGAGGTAATCTAGAACACTCCCAGAAAGCCGATTTAGGAGTTTTTGAAACAGGGACACATCATGTGACCAGCATTTGGGGTCTGAAAACAACAAAATGTGGAATATATAGTTCTTCAGATGGATGGTGCGAGATTAGATCTGCTTGGAAAACGGTCCACACTAAACGTCTTTTCTATGCAGCAGACAGATTTACAAaagcaacatttttaaaattctgtcattatatttctcacagaaaaaaaatatgacacaACTGAgattcaaataataataatatacacatccctcatggaacataaaaataataataattatgtaaaTATGAAACTGGCAATAAACTTATTTACAATGAGCTTGAAATGTTTTGAAAATGTAAATGCAGCTTAATGTTCATCAAAGCATAAGACGCGCGGGAATCAGACAGCGTTGTTAAAGTGCGGCTTCCGAGACCACGCAATGGTTGGAATTAAAATGGTTGAAAAGAGTGGTCCTCTTTATGCGGTAATAAAGCATGGCTCACCATGCGACAGTTGGTGGCAGTTTCTTCTATAGCTGAATCAAAAtttacatttcactttttttgaAAACCCCCATGGATACATGGATTTTTTCcccgtttgttttttttgtacaaaaagtACATGCTTTCCTGTGCAATATTCTTCAAGTCTGGGCCGCATTCCTAAGCGTTGTTTGTGGTACTTCTGTGCATCAACCAAGAGAGAGTCCACCAGGACTAAGAAAGGTCAAGTCCTTTTCACCCTTCAGGCCCCTCCAAGTCCCTCACCCCACAAACGCTTCCTCCAACCTCAGCAGTCCAGCCCATCAAGAGACTGACCCCCAAAAGGCCATCATCTTtttcacagtacaataaaaacgcAGCCCTGGCACGGCCAGTCCATTCATTCGTCTGTGTCCGGCTGAACGCCGAGCATCGCGTGGAGATCTTCTGCCGTGTAGCCCAGCAGGTTGTGGAGGTCGCAGACAAACCGGTAGACGTATCGCTTGCCGGAAGTCTTGTGGATAATGTTCTTATCGTAATAGTATCTCAGTCCTCGACTCAACTTCTCATAGTTCATTTTAGGCTTGTTTTTCCTCTTTCCCCATCGCCGGGCCACCTGAaaaaacacaaaagcaaagctGGTTAGGTTAGAAAGCATTATTCTACATGGCTTTTCTCACAATGTGGTGCTTGTCAACCTTAacccacacctgaagtgaggaatatggaggcggacacatttatttccttttaaacaatacagattgcccggctgcccttctgatcctctgccttaaatactttaagctatagaccctgaacaagcatgtagatcaaatGGTTcttactgaagtcagactggatcacctgcatgcttgcttcaggtgtgtgccaaagagatcagctggtCTGTCAGGTAACCAGTATTGTTTACAGTGAACCTGAGCTGAAAGACATCTCAGGTTCCATCTTGAGGCCACCCAGTCCCTCGCTGACTCCGATAGCGGccaaaagcctggccgagtcatCATTCGTCATGTATATGCGGCCAGGCCCACTCCCCCGTTGCGCTCCTGCGGCTGAGAGtgctctgtgcttgcgcagtactactgtgcaggcgcagaatgctcctaggAACGGGAGCGAGATGGAGAAGGGTGCCTGGCCGGGAATGAACAATGAAACGTGACTTAGCCAGGCTTTCGGCCACTATTacaggtgacaggagccacccggggagtCAGCGAGGGACTGAGTGGTCTCAAGGGAGcttaagaaagccccaggtaagtatggtacctaaaATGTCTTtcctctcaggttcactttaaaaggaaaataaatatggcagcaggggggggggggggggttgagttaCAGGATAGATCTCTTCAACAGAGAGGCTGACAGCAGCACATTTTTGTAGAGTGGGGTCAAGttattataatgcatttataGTGCACTAACAAGTTCCAAAGCACTATACAGAGCATATTGAACAATTCATATCTTGAACTGTTCAACAACTCAGTTAAGTGTGCATGAGGATCGGGAATACAAAATCATGATATAAATGGACTTAAAGTGATGgctgaccatattttaaaggcacttgtattgacctgaagaagcaggctgaCACCCGTGAAACGCTCTGTCCTTTTAATCAtgctgaataaatcatttaatctttttacatttaccctgcggttTGGGATCTTGCATCTGGAAtggtaaagacacctccctccCCTTATAAGGTTTTGTTTCATTGCATTTCctatttttgggcacctccaccccccAGTTTTAACCAACATGGTCTCTTCACACCAGTTATCCAGCAGACCGTGCTGTCTGATCAGCACAGTATTCATGCTAACAGGTGCGGAGAGAAGATAAGACTCCCCACAACACTTTCTGATACAGCATGAATAATATCTTGGGACTGGCACATTGTAATCAGCTCACAGAATGATAAAAAATACAAACCTCGTCTGGGTCAGTCAACTTGAACTCCCAGCCGTCCCCAGTCCAACTGATAAAAGGCTGGCAAGACTTGTCGGTCAACAACTCCAGTAGGAACTGCCATAGTTGAATAGGTCCGCTCCCTAGAAAGTCAACAAACACAATGTTATCACAGATCGCATCAGTAATATTCCACAAAGGCTATAAAAGCAACAGCAAAAAGCAGCAGCCCAGAGCAACCAATTAAAACACTTTTATTCAGTGTTAACTTGAACTGAACACAATTTTTATCCCACAGGGCATTTCATTAtaaacattaaaaatgtataCTAACAAATTTGGCtcattgcagaaaaaaaaaacaataaaaaaaaacaaacaaaaacattctaccctttttttttttttacatttaaatgtttgttagaggcttttatcATCCTACCTTACTACAGTTAGGATTTTAGTAATCCTACAGTTAGGATTTTATTACTTAGGATATGGACTTAAACTCATGGCCTCATTCTCCACCCCCAAGAAGTGAAATGAATAGTCACAACTTTGTTAGACAATGGTGCGGATTATGACTCAGACCTTTGTCACTTAAAAAAACAGTAGACAAGTGCACCAACGCGCTTCATAGTCTCACCTGTGAAGCCTGCGAGAACGGCGGCTGGGATAACTGGTTTGCCCTGTTCCACGGGGTCATTCATGTCTTGAATGTAATCTTTGAAGGACATTGAAGGTTTGCTCATACATAGTGACTGGTTGCCTTCCTCTTCAAAGCTTTCATAGGATGGTACCCGCTGCATGTCCACCAGCGATGACTGGCTGGTCCATGACTGTAAGAGGGAATCTGTGCTTTCAAAGCTCTCCCTGCCGCTGTCTACAGAGTCCAGGTCAATGGATTTACCTGTGAGAaggtagaagaaaaaaaataaatttagagAGGGAGATCTtcactgtgttaaaaaaaaaaaaaaaaaaaaaaaaaaaggtccaggATAAATAAAACCAAGAAGCTATGGCATTATGGGAGAAGAACCTTTTATTTCCAGATTCTTAGACTGACAGTTTACTTAATTCCATACTAATTTACCCACCTTTACCATTAAGCGGTCCTTTCCCTACTTCATACACAGAATTAGTTGTTTATACATTAGAAAAATGAGACTAGGCTTAAGTATAGCGTGGCCAAAATATAAACTATTGCAGGAAGACTgggtaaaaattaaaaacaaaacaaaaagttgaTCTTGAGGACAACTTATTTTTTGGCACTCCCTTCTGAGCTGCAAATGACTCATTTGATCATATACTATAGTAtaggttttaaaaaaataaaattatatggAAGTCTCCCAACCATGCCACTAACAAAATCCTCCCATCATCCAGTACATCAACATAAAAGTGGGAGGGTTGACGCATTGACATCATCACCGTCTGCTTAGCTCCACTAGCTTGCAAAGGAAGTGTTCGAGACCACAGCTGAGACACTTCGTAGCACTAAAAATAGGAGTAGTCTCTCAACTGACTGCTAATGAGCGGTTTCAGTACTACATTCTGCATCTGGTTATGCAAAGCCGCAGCATTTCTATGAGAACCCTTTATCCGTGATAAAAAGCCACTACATTGAAAATTAAAACATCTGTAGCAATTACTTGCCAGTAAAGTTCCTTTTGATCCCCCCCCCATTGTTAGAGCACGGTTTCACTTACCGGAGCTCAGAGAGTTCAGCAGGATGTtcagctgattccttgcaaactcCTGGTTCATTGAGGAGTAATTGGAGCCCATAGACTTCATACAAGAGTAGTTCTGGAACTCCTGCTTGACTGTAAGGAGGTTTGGCACCTGTGAAACTGGACACACATCGCTATACATTTCTGATTTAGGATAGCTGTGGACCTGCACTCCGCAGTGTAATGTGTCCATGCTGAAACCTGCAAAACAAAAAGCAAACATTCATGTAATTCAGGCAAGAATATCATTTTAGCCAAATAGGTACGCCAGGTTTCATTTTTTCACTATAGCTctttatgaaaaaaataatactTACTGGAGTCATTGTTGACCCACTGGGATTGAGAAGAGTTACCAATATACTGGTCCTGTACTTTCTCTTGTTCTATAGGAAAGATAAAATGAATAGAAAAGTCAAGATCTTCCATGCAAAAAAATACCCAAAATGCAATTGGCTATCAGCACCaggataaaatataaaaatactgCTGTTAAGGGTTTTTTTATGACCACTAAAGTATCAGCAATGGGTTTTTCTTAGAGGCCAAATGCCAAGGCGGTGTTACTGTTCAAACGATTCCATCCATACATTATCAAGGGATATAGGGGAGGACTCTCTGTTGCTAGGACTCTCTTTTACTATATTTTCCACACTTTTCAGAATCTcaagaaaatgttttt from Hyperolius riggenbachi isolate aHypRig1 chromosome 2, aHypRig1.pri, whole genome shotgun sequence encodes the following:
- the ETS2 gene encoding protein C-ets-2, with the protein product MTEFDIRNMDQVAPVYNTHRGVLKRQLAFDNVNLPTSIFTGLFSAYDAYEDEQAVPTGLDSLSHDSSSCELPLLTPCSKAVMSQALKATFNGFTKEQRRLGIPSNPWLWTENQVCQWLLWASNEFSLENVNFQKFIMSGQDLCSLGKEQFLELAPDFVGDILWEHLEQMMKEQEKVQDQYIGNSSQSQWVNNDSSFSMDTLHCGVQVHSYPKSEMYSDVCPVSQVPNLLTVKQEFQNYSCMKSMGSNYSSMNQEFARNQLNILLNSLSSGKSIDLDSVDSGRESFESTDSLLQSWTSQSSLVDMQRVPSYESFEEEGNQSLCMSKPSMSFKDYIQDMNDPVEQGKPVIPAAVLAGFTGSGPIQLWQFLLELLTDKSCQPFISWTGDGWEFKLTDPDEVARRWGKRKNKPKMNYEKLSRGLRYYYDKNIIHKTSGKRYVYRFVCDLHNLLGYTAEDLHAMLGVQPDTDE